TGCGCGAAAACATCCAATGCCTAAACATCCAACTAGACGAACAAGACATGAAACTTATAGATTCAGCGTTCCCTCCGCCTACCCAAAAAACTCCTTTAGGGATTATTTAAGATATTTTAAAAGTAGGCTTTGATAGTTTTTTTTAATATTTAATAAAGGTTTTAAAAAGACTTTAAAGTTATTTATTATTGATTTTTATTTTGTTATAATTTTGTTATAATATAATAAATTTAATATAGCTTTTGTTGATTATTCTTTTTGGTTTTTCTTTTCTTAAGGTTTTAAACAATAAATAATAATTTAGTCATATAATAAAATTATTCCCAAAATAAGCGTTTTTTAAAAACCATTCAAAATGCGGGCTTTTGGTTTTGTTAAAATACTTTTTAAAAGAGGAAAAAAGTTATGGCAAAGAACGAAATACTTGATTTGATTGAAAAAAAAGATTATTTGCAAGTCAAGCAAATACTTACCAATATGAACAGCGTAGATATAGCCGATGTCTTTTCCCAATTGGGAAAGGCCAACCTCGCTGTTATATTCAGGCTTTTGCAAAAAGACAAGGCGGCGGATGTTTTTTCGTATCTTGACCATGACACCCAAAAGCATTTGGTCAATTTGCTCACCGACAAGGAGATAAGCCAGATAATTAACGACTTGTTCTTGGACGATGCGGTGGATTTTTTGGAAGAAATGCCCGCCAATGTCGTAACGCGCGTTTTAAAAAACACCAGCGAAGAGATGCGCGCCCAAATCAACCAATTTTTGCAATACGACAAAGACTCCGCCGGCAGCATAATGACCATTGAGTTTATAGACTTAAAACACGATATCACGGTTGAACAGGCTTTTGACGTAATCAGAAAAAAAGCCTTTGATAAAGAAACCATATATACCTGTTATGTCAAAGACGATACCCGCAGGCTAGTTGGAGTTGTGACGGTAAGAGAACTTTTGCTGGCGCCCAAAGACGCGCTCATCAGCTCGATAATGGAAACCAATGTAATAAGCGCCAAAACAACGGACGACAAAGAAGTCTTGGCCCAGTTGTTTACTAAGTATGGTTTGTTGGCGCTTCCTGTCGTGGACAGCGAAAACCGCTTGGTCGGAATAGTCACAATAGACGACGCGCTTACCGTAATTGAAGAAGAAGCTACCGAAGACATTGAAAAAATGGCCGCGTTGACGCCCGCCGAAAAACCTTATCTCAAAACCAGCGTGTTCCGCCTTGCGCTAAACCGCGTGGTATGGATGCTGATTTTGATGCTGGGCGCCATGTTTACGGGTCTTATAATAGAAGGTTATGAGGCTTCCATAAGCGCGCTGCCTATTTTGGTCGGGTTTATACCTATGCTGATGGATACGGGCGGAAATGGCGGCGCCCAAAGCAGCACACTAATAATTCGCGGCATGGCGGTGGGGGAGATTAAGCCTAGCGACGCGCCCAAAATATTATGGAAAGAACTAAGGGTGGCTTTGGTAATAGGCGTTATTTTGGGCTTATTTGTAATAAGCCGTATAATGATATTTAACAACGACCCTTCAAAATTGGCAATAGGCGATGCGCAAAATTCGCCCCTTAACCTTGCGCTTGCGGTCGCTTTGTCGCTTATGTGCACTATAATTATGGCAAAATTATTGGGCGGATTTTTACCTATAGCCGCGAAGACGCTAAAACTAGACCCCGCCATTATGGCGGCGCCGCTTATTACCACCATAGTGGACGCGCTCTCGC
This window of the Clostridiales bacterium genome carries:
- the mgtE gene encoding magnesium transporter; the encoded protein is MAKNEILDLIEKKDYLQVKQILTNMNSVDIADVFSQLGKANLAVIFRLLQKDKAADVFSYLDHDTQKHLVNLLTDKEISQIINDLFLDDAVDFLEEMPANVVTRVLKNTSEEMRAQINQFLQYDKDSAGSIMTIEFIDLKHDITVEQAFDVIRKKAFDKETIYTCYVKDDTRRLVGVVTVRELLLAPKDALISSIMETNVISAKTTDDKEVLAQLFTKYGLLALPVVDSENRLVGIVTIDDALTVIEEEATEDIEKMAALTPAEKPYLKTSVFRLALNRVVWMLILMLGAMFTGLIIEGYEASISALPILVGFIPMLMDTGGNGGAQSSTLIIRGMAVGEIKPSDAPKILWKELRVALVIGVILGLFVISRIMIFNNDPSKLAIGDAQNSPLNLALAVALSLMCTIIMAKLLGGFLPIAAKTLKLDPAIMAAPLITTIVDALSLLVYFNFLKLFITGL